The following proteins are co-located in the Apis mellifera strain DH4 linkage group LG11, Amel_HAv3.1, whole genome shotgun sequence genome:
- the LOC100577456 gene encoding fibrillin-2, whose product MMPPAKMTNEISAFILAVWLLTTIARGVTSTGQRYTTSPAQDLDNTLQSVPPLGPNVCRSRYKNYCCPGWTKKPETGLCVIPICVRRCGPLGRCIRPNICLCEGGTVASSCTSSQTKATPTYETGNALDRGESGRCRVHCINGNCVDGKCQCRSGYQGEFCNEPICREPCLNQGRCIGPDRCACIYGYTGRRCETDYRTGPCYTKVKNGQCLANLQGVVCTRQLCCATVGKGWGHPCERCPARLDCELGHLKTNQGQCVDINECEAIPGLCEGGKCVNTQGSFTCECPDGQARDPETNSCKDKDECQEEGICADGRCINTNGGYYCLCNPGFIQSQDRRFCIDGRQGLCYTSVNRNGQCKNRLAMRLSKKDCCCGKNMGRGWGDECYICPNPGSDDYNRLCLQQLQPITEINECALRPDICGNGKCIDTKDGYECDCYNGFTKKGNRCEDIDECLLGYCQGGTCRNYEGSFSCQCPPGFVVSGEGRYCTDHDECQDTGMCNNGHCINMNGSFKCKCNDGYVLSPTRNTCIDINECAENPRICLNGRCENTPGSYHCICQPGFTPSRDNTFCVDMDECSTSGMCENGKCVNMEGSFKCVCDSGFRIGPDQSHCIDIDECLSAPCQNGRCINTPGSFRCECNPGFNLGPDGRSCLETRRDLCYSQYRDGQCSNPTSTAVTKSSCCCCTVILGQPMGWGTPCQPCPLPNTNEFDALCPHGAGMTYSGDDINECAQNPNICVNGGCENLMGTYRCICDSGYEVDATGKICSDINECELEQSLCSGGQCRNTPGSFQCICPSGMRFNTANHMCEDIDECEELGPGVCLNGICIDTLGSYECECSPGYILDHTGHICMDNRRGSCWTKMIDGRCEYNLPRLALKSECCCSVGVAWGSPCELCDHSICECTKGYAKFGGKECVDVNECELNSDICKGGGTCVNTDGSYRCECPPGLTLDATHITCIDTRQETCYLDYRHGQCTNPIEGQFSKSLCCCSVGRAWGSERCEACPKPGTHAHKELCPRGGGFTDKQDVNECVEFPGMCLNGRCKNTVGSFSCKCNQGFALDEHGIKCNDIDECEIMRGVCGNGTCRNTPGNFQCDCNPGYLSHDIMKICMDINECEETPGLCRGGTCINTEGSFKCQCPPGHELGPDKQSCKDIDECSRTSGICSNGVCENMMGTYQCICDDGYQQTGLKSHCEDINECATNNGGCEDVCLNTPGSFSCSCSTGFALNLDGRSCVDVDECKENPRICNGGKCTNIEGGYICTCTDGLISGKDGASCIDIDECNAQLNICGYGECYNTIGSYNCRCEEGYSVKPDQGPGCTDDDECLLNVYSCSEFAECQNTQGSYECTCHEGFVGNGVECRDINECLTNNGGCDSNAQCINTEGSFKCDCDAGFRGDGYTCKDIDECANDNTLCENGHCLNYPGSFRCECEMGFMHPDESNEQTCVDINECEMFSNLCVFGRCENIFGMFRCECHEGYKLDGSGGNCTDIDECENPQSCQYGTCVNTQGKYICKCPPYYELVEAGNACVDRRESFCFVGFEHGTGKPQCIFDMASSVTKATCCCSIGNAWGNRCEECPQVGTKEFQELCPGGSGYRPNQETVILEDINECEEYENICQNGHCTNTFGSFMCSCNEGFILDDTKSSCIDVNECALHPQICGVGHCINDQGKYHCECPEGYMAMPGGKECVDMRKESCYLNYESGECFNPMMHPQTKMLCCCSMGAAWGSPCEKCPAERTREHEILCGQVPGQIMNPITNHTEEIDECALMPTMCTHGRCMNTPGSFECQCDRGYVYDQDSHQCIDENECLQIPNPCSGNAQCINKQGYFECVCPAGYKLGLSQRDCVDIDECYERPGICNNGACNNLQGSFQCICHGGFALTRDRDNCVDIDECQRNPNICNNGTCVNTLGSYKCICYQGFKLSPNNDCADIDECRIMPFLCRNGRCRNTIGAFNCECADGYVLAQDGQHCRDIDECHEIPGLCPSPGKCQNLMGSYICTCPLGYELDHTRRKCVDVDECVTTEEICENGRCINTEGGVICECPVGYRLSDKPNSMRCIDVREDLCYDRYVGHLRGRCSFPRTGAMTKKHCCCTMGKAWGKYCEQCPPEDSEEFKRLCPEGPGRDDTGIDLNECLFMPDACAGGECINTDGSFRCECPSGYMLDASGRRCVDNNECLSQQNICGNGTCTNIEGGFECSCNEGFTPGVNQVCEDVNECLELGNQCAFRCHNAPGSFRCICPYGYTLAPDARHCIDVDECATPANNCKYQCKNLIGSFMCICPPGYQQIGMTDECKDVDECAINSGLCRNGQCVNVEGSYQCLCYDGFEQSPDGKSCIDRRMGYCFLQTIGGRCTARTSDLKTVTKADCCCTMGAAWGPHCEICPTKDSDNYNELCLDKGFSVNGQDIDECRTIPDLCKNGLCINTLGSYRCVCNKGYKADKSGTQCVDINECELTPRPCKYNCQNTEGSFICSCPAGFILNPDGVSCRDLDECATGNHLCQQNCINTQGSYTCGCQEGYTQDGDACHDINECDQPGTCPKPGTCINTLGSFRCICPRGFKLDQSGRFCIDQNECADDSTCEHGCQNFMGSYRCGCPEGFVQHLYYNQCIDENECNTSPCGDNTCINTIGSYKCGCPDGYQFDGNLQICVQVSAGCIGSPCAFGCTPNGANGFICGCPTGYQRIGQGHCLSTINPLSQGHFGEDISSAPTFVINPDPYHIPPADDKTISTEGCFSCKVNGKGRHRRYLRTKSMDQELIARRREIMKRRFVRSAKRHHHGEEYILKISLRQTRHRMRIIKLQPAVKDENMEYTIIKGNDDNHFEIVNEHGMISALHFRNRLKEPGQFRLMIHGRPRNGISEENEVWERPLTFRVHLIVTE is encoded by the exons GCCGAACGTGTGCAGGTCAAGATACAAGAATTACTGTTGCCCCGGCTGGACTAAGAAGCCCGAGACCGGCCTCTGCGTAATTC ctATATGCGTGAGACGATGCGGCCCACTGGGCAGATGCATAAGGCCGAACATTTGCTTGTGCGAGGGTGGCACCGTGGCTTCGTCCTGCACCAGCAGTCAAACCAAAG CCACGCCTACGTACGAGACCGGTAACGCGTTGGACAGGGGCGAGTCCGGTAGATGCAGGGTGCACTGCATAAATGGCAACTGCGTCGATGGCAAGTGTCAGTGCCGTAGCGGTTACCAGGGCGAATTTTGCAACGAGC CAATCTGTCGAGAGCCGTGCTTGAACCAGGGGAGATGCATCGGTCCAGATCGTTGCGCGTGCATCTATGGATACACGGGCAGGCGATGCGAAACGGATTACAG AACCGGGCCGTGTTACACGAAAGTGAAGAACGGTCAGTGCTTGGCGAATCTTCAGGGTGTCGTGTGCACGCGGCAGTTGTGCTGCGCCACCGTGGGCAAGGGTTGGGGCCACCCCTGCGAGAGGTGTCCCGCGAGGCTCGACTGCGAGCTTGGTCACTTGAAAACTAACCAAGGCCAGTGCGTCG ACATCAACGAGTGCGAGGCGATACCGGGTCTGTGCGAGGGTGGGAAATGCGTCAACACGCAGGGCTCATTCACCTGCGAGTGTCCCGACGGCCAGGCCAGGGATCCCGAAACCAACTCGTGCAAGGACAAAGACGAGTGCCAGGAGGAAGGGATCTGCGCCGACGGCCGATGCATAAACACGAACGGCGGCTACTACTGCCTTTGCAATCCGGGATTCATCCAGAGCCAAGATCGAAGATTCTGCATAG ATGGAAGGCAGGGCCTCTGTTACACGTCTGTGAACAGGAACGGCCAGTGCAAAAATCGTTTGGCAATGAGGCTGAGCAAGAAAGATTGCTGCTGCGGGAAGAACATGGGACGTGGATGGGGTGACGAGTGTTACATCTGCCCGAATCCCGGAAGTG ACGATTACAACAGGCTTTGCTTGCAACAACTGCAACCGATCACCGAGATAAACGAGTGCGCGTTGAGGCCGGACATATGCGGAAACGGGAAGTGCATAGACACCAAGGACGGATACGAGTGCGACTGTTACAATGGATTCACGAAGAAGGGAAACAGATGCGAGGATATCGACGAGTGCCTGTTGGGCTATTGCCAGGGAGGCACTTGTCGAAATTACGAGGGAAGCTTCTCGTGTCAGTGCCCGCCGGGATTCGTCGTGTCTGGCGAAGGCAGATACTGCACGG atcacGACGAGTGTCAAGACACGGGAATGTGCAACAACGGACACTGCATCAACATGAACGGATCGTTCAAGTGCAAGTGCAACGACGGCTACGTTTTATCACCGACGAGAAATACCTGCATAG ACATCAACGAGTGCGCCGAGAATCCGAGAATCTGTTTGAACGGTCGATGCGAGAACACACCGGGATCGTACCACTGCATTTGCCAGCCTGGATTCACCCCCTCGAGAGACAACACGTTTTGCGTGGACATGGACGAGTGTTCCACGAGCGGGATGTGCGAGAACGGAAAGTGCGTGAACATGGAGGGCTCCTTCAAATGCGTCTGCGACTCCGGCTTCCGGATCGGACCTGACCAGAGTCACTGCATAG ACATCGACGAGTGTCTGAGCGCACCGTGCCAGAATGGCCGCTGCATCAACACCCCCGGCAGCTTTCGATGCGAGTGCAATCCTGGATTTAACTTGGGCCCGGACGGAAGATCTTGCCTAG AGACAAGGAGGGATCTGTGTTACTCCCAGTACAGGGACGGCCAATGCTCGAATCCTACGTCGACAGCGGTGACGAAGTCGAGTTGTTGCTGCTGCACGGTAATATTGGGCCAACCGATGGGCTGGGGTACCCCTTGCCAACCGTGCCCACTTCCAAACACCAACGAATTCGACGCCTTGTGCCCACACGGTGCTGGAATGACTTACAGCGGGGATG ATATCAACGAGTGTGCACAGAATCCGAACATTTGCGTGAACGGTGGCTGCGAGAATCTCATGGGCACGTATCGTTGCATCTGCGACAGCGGCTACGAGGTGGACGCGACGGGGAAGATATGCAGCGATATAAACGAGTGCGAATTGGAGCAGTCGTTGTGCAGCGGTGGCCAGTGTCGCAACACCCCTGGCAGTTTCCAG TGTATTTGCCCGAGCGGGATGCGATTCAACACGGCGAACCACATGTGCGAGGATATCGACGAGTGCGAGGAGCTTGGCCCGGGCGTATGCTTGAACGGAATATGTATAGACACGCTGGGATCGTACGAGTGCGAGTGTTCACCCGGATACATCCTCGACCACACGGGCCACATTTGCATGG aCAACAGGAGAGGCTCCTGTTGGACCAAGATGATAGACGGTCGATGCGAGTACAATCTGCCGAGATTGGCGCTGAAGTCCGAGTGTTGCTGCTCGGTGGGTGTCGCCTGGGGTAGCCCCTGCGAGCTCTGCGACCACTCCATCTGCGAGTGCACCAAAGGCTACGCGAAATTCGGCGGGAAAGAGTGCGTGGACGTGAACGAGTGCGAGTTGAACAGCGACATATGCAAAGGAGGCGGGACCTGCGTCAACACGGATGGATCGTATCGTTGCGAGTGCCCCCCTGGATTGACCTTAGACGCCACCC ATATCACGTGCATAGACACGAGGCAAGAGACCTGTTACCTGGATTATAGACACGGCCAGTGCACGAATCCAATCGAAGGCCAATTTTCAAAGAGCCTGTGCTGCTGTTCCGTGGGGCGTGCGTGGGGTAGCGAGAGATGCGAAGCGTGCCCTAAGCCAGGGACCCACGCGCACAAAGAATTGTGCCCGAGGGGGGGCGGTTTCACGGACAAGCAAGACGTGAACGAGTGCGTCGAGTTTCCCGGGATGTGCTTGAACGGTAGATGCAAGAACACAGTTGGAAGTTTCAGTTGCAAGTGTAACCAGGGTTTCGCGTTGGACGAACACGGGATTAAATGTAACG ACATCGATGAATGCGAGATCATGCGCGGAGTGTGCGGAAACGGGACCTGCAGAAACACGCCCGGCAATTTCCAGTGCGACTGCAATCCTGGATACCTCAGCCACGATATAATGAAGATTTGCATGG ATATAAACGAATGCGAGGAGACGCCAGGTTTGTGTCGAGGAGGGACCTGCATCAATACGGAGGGAAGCTTCAAGTGTCAATGCCCACCCGGCCACGAGCTGGGCCCTGACAAGCAGTCGTGCAAGGATATAGACGAGTGCTCGAGGACCAGCGGAATTTGCTCGAACGGAGTCTGCGAGAACATGATGGGCACCTATCAATGCATATGCGACGATGGTTATCAGCAAACTGGATTGAAGTCCCACTGCGAGGATATAAACGAATGCGCGACGAATAACGGAGGCTGCGAGGACGTTTGCCTCAACACGCCTGGCAGCTTCTCTTGTTCTTGCAG CACCGGGTTCGCGTTGAATCTCGACGGTAGATCGTGCGTGGACGTCGACGAATGCAAAGAGAATCCACGAATTTGCAATGGAGGGAAATGCACCAACATAGAGGGTGGCTACATATGCACCTGCACCGATGGATTGATATCCGGGAAGGACGGGGCATCCTGTATAG ACATCGACGAGTGCAACGCGCAGCTGAATATATGCGGCTACGGCGAGTGTTACAACACGATCGGTTCGTACAATTGCCGGTGCGAGGAAGGGTACTCGGTGAAACCTGACCAGGGGCCGGGATGCACCGATGACGACGAGTGTCTTTTGAACGTCTACTCGTGCAGCGAGTTCGCAGAATGCCAGAACACTCAGGGCTCGTACGAGTGCACCTGCCACGAGGGTTTCGTGGGGAACGGCGTCGAATGTCGGGACATCAACGAGTGCCTCACGAACAACGGAGGATGCGATTCCAACGCGCAGTGCATCAACACGGAGGGATCCTTCAAG TGCGATTGCGACGCTGGGTTTAGAGGGGACGGCTACACCTGTAAGGACATCGACGAATGCGCCAACGACAACACTCTTTGCGAGAATGGCCACTGCCTCAATTATCCTGGATCGTTTCGATGCGAGTGCGAGATGGGCTTCATGCACCCCGACGAGAGCAACGAGCAGACGTGCGTCGATATAAACGAGTGCGAGATGTTCAGCAACTTGTGCGTGTTCGGCCGTTGCGAGAATATATTCGGCATGTTCCGTTGCGAGTGCCACGAGGGATACAAGTTGGACGGCTCGGGCGGAAATTGCACGGATATCGACGAATGCGAGAATCCTCAATCGTGCCAGTACGGCACATGTGTAAATACCCAGGGGAAATACATATGCAAGTGCCCGCCTTATTACGAGTTGGTCGAAGCTGGGAACGCTTGCGTAG ACAGACGAGAATCGTTCTGCTTCGTCGGTTTCGAACACGGGACCGGAAAGCCTCAGTGCATCTTCGACATGGCATCTTCGGTGACGAAAGCGACGTGTTGCTGCAGCATTGGCAACGCTTGGGGGAATCGTTGCGAGGAGTGTCCCCAAGTTGGGACGAAAGAATTCCAGGAATTGTGCCCGGGCGGTTCCGGGTACAGACCGAATCAGGAGACCGTCATCCTGGAGGATATCAACGAATGCGAGGAATACGAGAATATCTGCCAGAACGGGCATTGCACCAACACGTTCGGCAGTTTCATGTGCTCCTGCAACGAGGGCTTTATTTTGGACGACACTAAAAGCAGTTGCATAG ACGTGAACGAATGCGCTTTGCATCCGCAAATATGCGGGGTGGGTCACTGCATCAACGATCAAGGGAAATATCACTGCGAGTGTCCGGAAGGGTACATGGCGATGCCGGGAGGAA AGGAATGCGTCGACATGAGGAAGGAATCGTGTTACCTGAACTACGAGTCGGGCGAGTGCTTCAACCCGATGATGCACCCTCAAACGAAAATGTTGTGCTGCTGTTCCATGGGAGCCGCATGGGGTAGCCCTTGCGAAAAGTGTCCAGCCGAGAGGACCC GGGAGCACGAAATTCTTTGCGGGCAGGTGCCAGGCCAGATAATGAATCCCATAACGAATCACACGGAGGAAATCGACGAGTGCGCCCTCATGCCGACCATGTGCACCCACGGCCGTTGCATGAACACTCCTGGAAGTTTCGAGTGCCAGTGCGATCGTGGTTACGTGTACGATCAGGATTCTCATCAGTGCATCGATGAGAACGAGTGTCTAcag ATTCCAAATCCGTGCAGCGGAAATGCACAGTGCATAAACAAGCAGGGTTACTTCGAATGCGTTTGCCCGGCAGGATACAAACTGGGGCTGAGCCAACGAGACTGCGTCGACATCGACGAATGCTACGAGCGACCAGGGATATGCAACAACGGCGCGTGCAACAATCTGCAAGGCAGTTTCCAGTGCATCTGCCACGGCGGATTCGCCCTCACACGGGACAGGGACAACTGCGTGGATATCGACGAGTGTCAAAGGAATCCGAATATTTGCAACAACGGCACCTGCGTGAACACCCTTGGCTCGTACAAGTGCATCTGCTATCAAGGATTCAAGCTTAGCCCCAATAACGATTGCGCgg ATATCGACGAGTGCAGAATCATGCCGTTCCTATGCCGCAACGGGAGGTGTCGGAACACTATCGGGGCGTTCAACTGCGAATGTGCCGACGGCTACGTGTTGGCTCAGGACGGCCAGCACTGCAGGGACATCGATGAGTGTCACGAG ATTCCCGGGCTCTGCCCATCGCCAGGAAAGTGTCAGAACTTAATGGGATCTTACATATGCACTTGTCCTCTCGGTTACGAGTTGGACCACACGAGGAGGAAGTGCGTGg ACGTGGACGAATGCGTGACGACCGAGGAAATCTGCGAGAATGGGCGGTGCATCAACACGGAGGGTGGAGTGATCTGCGAGTGCCCTGTCGGATACAGATTGAGCGACAAGCCGAATTCGATGAGGTGCATCGACGTCAGGGAGGATCTGTGTTACGACCGATACGTGGGCCACCTGAGGGGCCGATGCTCCTTCCCGAGGACGGGCGCTATGACGAAGAAACACTGTTGCTGCACCATGGGCAAGGCATGGGGCAAATATTGCGAGCAGTGTCCTCCGGAGGATAgcg AGGAGTTCAAAAGGTTGTGCCCCGAGGGGCCAGGCAGGGACGACACCGGGATCGACTTGAACGAGTGCCTGTTCATGCCGGACGCTTGCGCGGGTGGCGAGTGCATAAACACGGACGGCTCGTTCCGATGCGAGTGCCCGAGTGGCTACATGTTGGACGCGAGTGGGAGGCGGTGCGTGGACAACAACGAATGCCTGTCCCAGCAGAACATATGCGGGAACGGGACGTGCACGAACATCGAAGGGGGTTTCGAGTGCTCGTGCAACGAGGGGTTCACCCCGGGAGTGAACCAGGTCTGCGAGGACGTGAACGAGTGCCTCGAGCTCGGCAACCAATGCGCCTTCCGTTGCCACAACGCCCCTGGCTCGTTCAGATGCATCTGCCCTTACGGCTACACTCTGGCTCCGGACGCGAGACACTGCATAG ACGTGGACGAGTGCGCGACACCTGCGAACAATTGCAAGTATCAGTGCAAGAATCTTATCGGCTCCTTCATGTGCATCTGCCCACCTGGATACCAGCAGATCGGTATGACAGACGAGTGCAAAGACGTCGACGAATGCGCGATTAATTCAGGCCTGTGCCGAAATGGCCAATGCGTGAACGTGGAGGGTAGTTACCAGTGCCTTTGCTACGACGGGTTCGAGCAGAGTCCGGATGGAAAATCTTGCATAG accGTAGGATGGGTTACTGTTTCCTGCAGACGATCGGTGGCAGATGCACAGCAAGAACATCCGATCTGAAGACCGTGACGAAAGCGGACTGTTGCTGCACCATGGGCGCAGCTTGGGGACCCCACTGTGAGATTTGCCCTACGAAAGACTCGGACAATTACAACGAGCTATGCTTGGACAAAGGTTTCTCCGTGAATGGCCAAG aCATCGACGAGTGCAGAACCATCCCTGACCTGTGCAAAAACGGATTGTGCATCAATACTCTGGGCTCTTATAGATGCGTCTGCAACAAAGGGTACAAGGCGGATAAGTCTGGAACTCAATGCGTCG ATATAAACGAGTGCGAGTTAACGCCAAGACCGTGCAAGTACAATTGTCAGAACACGGAAGGAAGTTTCATCTGTTCCTGCCCGGCCGGTTTCATCTTGAACCCCGATGGCGTCAGTTGCAGAGATCTGGACGAGTGCGCGACAGGGAATCATCTGTGCCAACAGAACTGCATCAACACTCAAGGAAGCTACACTTGCGGCTGCCAAGAGGGTTACACTCAAGACGGAGACGCTTGCCACG ACATAAACGAGTGCGACCAGCCCGGAACCTGTCCGAAACCGGGCACCTGCATCAATACGCTCGGCAGTTTCCGGTGTATCTGTCCCAGAGGGTTCAAGCTCGATCAGTCTGGAAGATTTTGCATCGATCAGAACGAGTGTGCCGATGACAGCACTTGCGAGCACGGTTGCCAG AACTTTATGGGAAGCTATCGTTGCGGGTGCCCGGAAGGGTTCGTTCAACATCTTTATTACAACCAGTGCATCGACGAGAACGAGTGCAACACGTCCCCGTGCGGGGACAACACTTGCATCAACACTATTGGCAGTTACAAATGTGGTTGCCCGGATGGTTACCAGTTCGACGGTAATTTGCAAATTTGCGTTCAG GTGAGCGCTGGATGCATTGGAAGCCCTTGCGCCTTTGGTTGCACCCCTAACGGGGCAAATGGATTCATCTGCGGATGCCCTACCGGATATCAACGAATTGGACAG GGTCATTGTTTGTCCACGATCAATCCATTATCGCAAGGACACTTTGGCGAAGACATCAGCAGTGCGCCGACGTTCGTGATAAATCCAGATCCGTATCATATACCGCCTGCGGATGACAAGACAATATCGACGGAAGGTTGCTTTTCTTGCAAG GTTAACGGGAAAGGAAGACACAGAAGGTATTTGCGAACGAAATCAATGGATCAAGAATTGATCGCACGGAGGCGCGAAATTATGAAGAGACGATTCGTCAGATCGGCAAAGAGGCACCATCATGGGGAAGAGTATATCCTCAAGATCAGCCTTCGACAGACCAGGCATCGAATGAGAATCATCAAATTACAACCGGCTGTCAAG GACGAGAACATGGAGTACACGATAATCAAGGGGAACGACGACAATCATTTCGAGATCGTGAACGAGCACGGAATGATTTCAGCCCTCCACTTCCGCAATCGTTTGAAGGAACCCGGCCAATTCCGATTGATGATACACGGACGTCCACGGAACGGTATAAGCGAGGAGAACGAGGTCTGGGAAAGGCCTCTCACCTTCAGAGTACACTTAATAGTGACCGAGTAA
- the LOC726225 gene encoding aldose 1-epimerase-like: MSVAETFIEEDGFGFVPRPDRNKHNQSYEIVRSTQRYTMTNKHKASVQLISWGATIQAIKIPNQAGILGDVVLGFDDVEGYLKNRYIGSTIGRVANKISMGKMKINNKDYSLTINDKNSTSHYNGGFVAFDNVNWNSYVFKKHVVGKYIRYKFLTAQVMTHTSTKNSEGYPGDLLTQIKYSWTDDNQLIINIRACATEPTPVNITNNCLMNLAGHVKSLSILISQTFLSLPRRRIIHPGSGRTLELYSNHPGLRFSTGNDLPDLSRKYPPDFEEYCDCMDKVRH, encoded by the exons ATGTCCGTGGCGGAAACGTTTATAGAGGAAGACGGTTTCGGCTTCGTTCCTAGGCCTGACCGCAATAAACACAACCAATCGTACGAAATTGTTCGAAG caCACAAAGGTACACGATGACGAACAAGCACAAAGCGTCGGTGCAATTGATATCTTGGGGCGCTACTATCCAAGCCATCAAGATACCGAATCAAGCGGGCATTTTGGGCGACGTTGTTCTAGGATTCGACGACGTGGAGG gATATTTGAAGAACAGGTACATAGGGAGCACGATTGGCCGTGtcgcgaataaaatttctatggGGAAAATGAAGATCAACAACAAGGATTACTCTCTGACTATAAACGACAAAAATAGCACGAGCCATTACAACGGGGGTTTCGTCGCGTTCGACAACGTTAATTGGAATTCTTACGTATTCAAGAAGCACGTGGTAGGGAAATATATTCG atataaatttttgacagCGCAGGTGATGACCCACACGAGTACGAAAAACAGCGAGGGATACCCGGGTGATCTGCTCACGCAGATTAAATATTCCTGGACGGATGATAATCAGTTGATCATAAATATCCGCGCTTGCGCTACCGAACCGACACCTGTTAACATTACTAATAATTGTTTGATGAATCTTGCTGGACATGTAAAGTCGTTATCTATCTTGATTTCTCAAACGTTTCTCTC CCTTCCTCGTCGAAGAATTATTCATCCCGGGTCTGGAAGAACTTTAGAGTTATATTCGAATCATCCGGGGTTACGGTTCTCCACCGGGAACGATTTGCCGGACTTGAGTCGCAAATATCCACCCGACTTTGAGGAATACTGCGATTGCATGGACAAAGTtagacattaa